The sequence below is a genomic window from Deltaproteobacteria bacterium RBG_16_64_85.
TCCTGCACTTTTGTCCTACCCCGCCGCTATTTTCAGCCCATCCGGGCGGAATCCGGGGACCCCTTTTGTCCCCGGAGGGGCTCTTGCAACGGTTTCTCCCTGAAATCTCCGGCATTCAAGGATCTTCTTCCCCTTTTCCCGCGGATGGGTGAGCATGGAATATAAGCACGCTGCACTGATCATGGAAAAGTTGATGAACGTCCCCTTGCTTTTGAGGAAAAGTTGATGAACGTCCCTATGCTTTTTGTCGCCTCTCGTCTCCTCCTGGATGATGAGACGTTCTTTTCTCCGGGGGCACTGGCGGTTGATGACGGGTTTGTCGCAGCCGTCGGGGACCCCGCCGATGTCGCGAGGAAGATGCCGGCGGGATGCGAACGGGTGGATCTCCCCGGCCTGGCCATCCTTCCCGGCCTTGTGAACGCTCATGCGCACCTGTCCATCCCGCGGCTATCCGGCCGGGAGGGAATCCCGGCGTCTTCCTCTCTTTCCTTCGTCCACTGGATCCTGCGCGTCATCGAGTGGAAGCGCAACGCCCCACCCGGGGAGTTCGCGGAGAATGTCCGGGCGGCGGCCGGGGAAGCGATCTCCGGGGGGACGACGACAATAGGCGAGATCGCCGGGCCGGACATCGCCGCCTACGCCTCTCTCCCCCTGCGCGCGCGAATCTTCGCGGAAGGGATCGGGTTTCACCCCGAAATCGCCGGGACCGTCCTGCGTGCCGTAGAGGAGGGCGTGGCCCGGATCGAATCGCTCTCCGGGGGCGCCGGCATGCTCGCGCCGGGGATTTCCCCCCACACGCTGTACACCGTCGGGTTCGACCTGTTGCAGGGACTCGCGGGCTTAGGCGCCCGCCTTTCTCTTCCTCTCGCCCTGCACATGGCCGAATCGCCGGCCGAGATGGAGTTTCTGGCGACGGGGGGCGGGGAGGTGTCGACCCGGCTCTACCCGGCGGTGGGGAAGGACGTCTCCTTCTTCCGGGGGATCGGCGCGTCCGTGCCTTCGTTCCTGCGGACGGCGGGGATTTTGCGCGAGGGTTTGATCCTGGTGCATAATGTCCACCTGTCCCGCAGAGAGATCGACGAGTTGCGATCGGACGGCGCGGGGTTCGTCCTCTGCCCGCGCAGCAACGCCGCGCACCGGAACGGATTGCCGGACGTGACGCACTTCGTGGACGCCGGGATCCCCTTCGCGCTCGGGACCGACAGCCTCGGTTCGGTCGGCTCCTTGAGCATGTGGGACGAGATGCGCGAGGCGGCCGGGCTCTACCGGGGCGGCCTTTCCGAGGAGGAACTGTGCCGGTCCCTCTTCCGCGTGGCCACCGGGAACGGCGCCCGTCTTCTCGGGCTATCTTCCGGGACGCTTCTCCCCGGCGCGCCGGCCGATTTCACGGCGATCGACGACCCGGCCCGCGGGAACGCGGGATGGGAATTCTCCCGGATGGTGGACCGGGTGGAGGACAGGGATGTGCGGCTGACCGTCATCGCCGGCGAAAGGATCCACGAGCGGCCCTGAAATGGAAAAGGCAATGACGGAAAAGACGATCGCCACGAACCGGCGCGCCCGGTACGAATACCATATCCTCGAAAATTTCGAGTGCGGGCTGGTCCTGCACGGGTACGAGGTCAAATCGATCCGCCAGGGACGGGTCAACATCCAGGACGCCTACGGGACGGTCCGGGGGGACGAGGCGTTTATCGAAAACATGCACGTCACCCCTTACTCGCACGGGGACCAGCGCATCATCGACCCGCTGCGGACCCGGAAGCTGCTACTGAAAAGGAAGGAGATCGACTACCTCATCGGGAAGACCCGGGAGAAGGGACTGGCCCTGATCCCTTTGCGGCTCTATCTGAAAGGCCCGCGCGTGAAGCTGGAGATCGGGCTGGCCCGCGGCAAAAAACTGTACGACAAGCGGGAGGACATCGCCGCCCGGGACGCGAAACGCGACATCGAGCGCGCCACGCGGAGCAGGTCGAAAACCCGCGACCGGGGGTAACCTGCCCCCCTTTTTTCCCTCCCTACTCGCGGGGCCCGCTTCCACGGAAGCTCCATTTTCCTCCTTCCGGGGCGATCCCTCGGCCCCCTCGTTCCCATCTAAAAAGGAAGAAAAGAGGAAAGGAGAGTGCCATGGCATCGCGGAAAACGATACTGGTCACCGGAGCGACCGGCCGGCAGGGAGGGGCCGTCGCCAGGTGCCTTCTCTCGAAGGGACAGAAGGTACGGATCATGACGCGCACCCCCGAGAAGGCCCGGGAATGGGGGAAGGCGGGCGCGGAAGTGGTGCGGGGGGCTTTCGACGATTACCGCAGCCTCGAGGAGGCCGTTAAAGGAGTCCAAGGAGTGTTCCTCATGGGCACCCCGTTCGAGGCGGACCCGGGGACGGAGGTCGATCAGGGCAGATCGATGGTATATGCCTGCCAGGAGGCAGGCGTTCCGCATCTGGTGTATTCGTCCGTGTGCGGCGCGGACAAGGACACGGCGATTCCTCATTTCGACAGCAAGTTCGAGATCGAGGAGTACATCCGGGAGACCGGTCTGCCGTCCACGATCCTTCGGCCTGTTTTCTTTATGGAGAACTTCGAGTCCCCGTGGATGCGGCCTTCGCTCGAAGATGGAGAGCTCTCGCTGCCGCTGTCGCCGCAGACGAACCTCCAGATGATCTGCGTGAACGACATCGGGGAATTCGCGGCGGAGGCGTTCCTTGATCCCGAACGGTTTCTCGGGGAGGAGATCGACCTGGCGGGGGACGAGAGGAGGATCATGATCGCGTTGTCGGAGATCTCCTGCACGATGAACCACCCGATCCGGTACGA
It includes:
- a CDS encoding SsrA-binding protein — its product is MEKAMTEKTIATNRRARYEYHILENFECGLVLHGYEVKSIRQGRVNIQDAYGTVRGDEAFIENMHVTPYSHGDQRIIDPLRTRKLLLKRKEIDYLIGKTREKGLALIPLRLYLKGPRVKLEIGLARGKKLYDKREDIAARDAKRDIERATRSRSKTRDRG